The following proteins come from a genomic window of Winogradskyella sp. PC-19:
- a CDS encoding S8 family serine peptidase gives MKYISKSLFFYVLTTLFLVGCGPSKLISTPIENIDTSPLKVSELTKAEKENWGHLDLEKDTIPGMGVDRAYAEIIKSKKGKKVIVAVIDSGIDIDHEDLDGVIWTNKDEVPNNGKDDDNNGYVDDIHGWNFLGDTYNEQLEMTRLVASGEKSNPRFEEAKAEIEKSKSEALQTKQNVDALLQQIPPAQEALKKHLGKDNYTEEDVQKIQPKDQAMGQAKGIQMFLYSNNLTLKAVKEYAVSLNEQLNYNYNTDFRGRKTGDNPDDFNDKPGYGNGNVKPVKKSESHGTHVAGIIAAERNNGKGANGVANNVEIMSIRAVPNGDEYDKDIAKAIRYAVDNGATIINGSFGKSYSPHSDWVRDAIKYAAEKDVLIVHAAGNDSKDIDVEPNFPSDNINGTEVADNYISVGALAPKYGSGLVAGFSNYGDKNVDIFAPGAQVYSTTPENEYDTKGGTSMAAPAIAGLAALLRSQYPNLSAVQVKDVILSSGLQLTTKVVVGGDSNDVQPFSNLSKTGRIANVYNALIMASKL, from the coding sequence ATGAAATATATAAGTAAGTCACTATTTTTTTATGTCCTAACAACTTTATTTTTAGTAGGCTGTGGGCCTTCAAAACTAATTTCGACACCTATTGAAAATATTGATACCTCACCCCTAAAAGTTTCAGAATTAACTAAAGCTGAAAAAGAAAATTGGGGTCACCTAGATCTTGAAAAAGATACCATTCCAGGAATGGGTGTTGATAGAGCATATGCCGAAATTATTAAAAGTAAAAAAGGTAAAAAAGTAATCGTTGCTGTTATCGATTCAGGAATTGATATAGACCACGAAGACCTTGATGGCGTTATATGGACTAATAAAGATGAAGTTCCAAATAATGGAAAAGACGATGATAACAATGGCTATGTAGACGATATTCATGGTTGGAACTTTTTAGGAGACACCTATAATGAGCAATTAGAAATGACGCGTTTGGTGGCAAGTGGAGAAAAAAGCAATCCTAGATTTGAAGAAGCTAAAGCTGAAATTGAAAAAAGTAAAAGTGAAGCGCTACAAACAAAACAAAATGTTGATGCCTTATTACAACAAATTCCACCAGCTCAAGAGGCGTTAAAAAAACACTTAGGTAAAGACAATTATACAGAAGAAGATGTACAAAAAATTCAACCTAAAGACCAAGCAATGGGTCAAGCCAAAGGGATACAGATGTTTTTATATAGTAACAACTTAACTCTTAAAGCAGTTAAAGAATACGCAGTATCTTTAAATGAACAACTTAATTATAATTACAACACAGATTTCAGGGGTCGCAAAACTGGTGATAATCCAGATGATTTTAATGACAAACCAGGTTATGGAAATGGGAATGTTAAACCTGTAAAAAAATCTGAGAGCCACGGTACTCACGTTGCTGGTATAATCGCTGCAGAACGTAACAATGGTAAAGGTGCAAATGGTGTTGCTAATAATGTTGAAATCATGTCAATAAGAGCAGTGCCAAATGGTGACGAATATGACAAAGACATTGCTAAGGCAATACGTTATGCGGTAGATAATGGCGCTACAATTATTAATGGAAGCTTCGGTAAATCGTACTCTCCACATAGTGACTGGGTAAGAGATGCTATAAAATATGCTGCCGAAAAAGACGTATTAATTGTTCATGCTGCTGGTAATGACAGTAAGGATATAGATGTTGAGCCTAACTTTCCTTCAGATAATATCAACGGAACCGAAGTTGCTGACAATTATATTTCTGTTGGTGCTTTAGCGCCAAAATATGGTAGCGGATTGGTTGCTGGTTTTTCTAACTACGGTGACAAAAATGTAGATATATTTGCTCCGGGAGCACAAGTATATTCCACAACTCCTGAAAATGAATATGATACAAAAGGAGGTACTTCTATGGCTGCGCCTGCAATTGCTGGTTTAGCTGCTTTATTACGTTCTCAATATCCTAACTTATCTGCTGTACA
- a CDS encoding amino acid permease codes for MKKLNRSVNLTSAIAISIGGMLGSGIFVLPGIAAAKTGSSIWIAYLLAAICILPAALSKSELATSMPSSGGTYVYIERTFGPVFGTIAGIGLWLSLLLKSSFALVGFGAYLTVLVSIDEGFTKYAALFFLLVILFLNIFGIKKVGKVQIVIVTISLISLAALLIFGLPNVKQEYLQPVFSNGNIGLASTVAFVYISYAGVTKIAAIAGEIKQPNVNLPRAMILSLVIMSLIYVSVAFTLVGNIPMDILGTDIKPIYTISEILGGTYVGYVAAVVGVITLVSMANSGVLAASRFPFAMAIDKLLPEFMSKIHSKYLTPVVTIVMTCMVMALVILFLDVEKIAKLASAFMVMMFISVNACVIVLRETATQWYNPPYKSPFYPYVQLFGIISGIILLILLGFVPLLAILFISVLGFLIYLKYGKKTARVGVLRKYGRRAALFLLYKRKHRKKLTQSNEVTIKKEFLDGKFLDDAGVVVPLLGDETSPEMLVEIGAALNTKEKLQVANIIEVPNQTFLEAVVDENPKVNALARRFSRLAQNNEINIDFESVVTHNVSDTIYELSDQTHCDWLVFGWNGRARTGILINNPIGWLMTHINSNFALFKDNGVRYIGKVLIALRPGRNDEKFIEVADRISEFYGASFSFLRVVHEDISDEELEEIENASTKLIEKSSAESKLVVVKSNNSIDTISKMSASYDLLILGTPQKESWTSMLFGTGKDKFTEKSACSVLRLTIKAN; via the coding sequence TTGAAAAAACTAAATCGAAGCGTAAACTTAACATCGGCAATAGCCATTAGTATTGGTGGAATGCTTGGAAGTGGCATTTTTGTTTTACCTGGAATTGCAGCTGCAAAAACAGGTTCGTCTATTTGGATTGCATATTTATTAGCTGCTATTTGTATTCTCCCTGCAGCATTATCTAAAAGCGAATTAGCGACTTCAATGCCTTCTTCTGGAGGAACATATGTTTACATAGAGCGAACGTTTGGGCCTGTTTTTGGCACAATTGCAGGCATTGGCTTATGGTTGTCTTTGCTTCTAAAAAGTTCATTTGCATTAGTTGGTTTTGGAGCTTACCTTACAGTTTTAGTGAGTATTGACGAAGGTTTTACAAAATATGCAGCACTCTTTTTTCTACTGGTTATTTTATTCCTTAACATATTTGGCATTAAAAAAGTTGGGAAGGTTCAAATAGTTATTGTGACCATAAGCCTTATAAGTTTAGCGGCGCTTTTAATTTTTGGTTTACCAAACGTAAAGCAAGAGTATTTACAACCCGTGTTTTCTAATGGTAATATCGGTTTAGCTTCAACAGTAGCATTTGTCTATATTTCTTATGCGGGTGTGACTAAAATTGCTGCTATTGCTGGCGAAATTAAACAACCAAATGTTAATTTGCCTCGCGCCATGATTTTATCGCTGGTTATCATGTCATTGATTTATGTTTCTGTTGCTTTTACTTTAGTTGGAAACATTCCTATGGATATTTTAGGAACAGATATCAAACCTATTTACACCATTTCCGAAATTTTAGGCGGCACTTATGTTGGTTACGTGGCAGCTGTAGTTGGTGTCATCACTCTCGTGTCTATGGCAAATTCAGGCGTTCTGGCGGCATCTCGTTTTCCGTTTGCGATGGCAATAGATAAATTGCTACCAGAGTTTATGAGTAAAATTCATTCAAAATACTTAACACCAGTCGTTACTATAGTTATGACCTGTATGGTTATGGCTTTAGTTATTTTGTTTTTAGATGTAGAAAAAATTGCAAAACTAGCCAGTGCTTTTATGGTGATGATGTTTATATCTGTTAACGCTTGTGTAATTGTTTTAAGAGAAACAGCAACACAGTGGTATAATCCTCCATATAAATCCCCTTTTTATCCTTACGTTCAATTATTTGGAATAATAAGTGGTATTATTTTATTGATTTTACTAGGTTTTGTGCCATTATTAGCGATTCTTTTTATTAGTGTTTTAGGTTTTTTAATTTATTTAAAATATGGAAAAAAAACAGCAAGAGTTGGTGTTTTACGTAAATACGGTCGTCGTGCAGCATTGTTTTTGTTATACAAAAGAAAGCATAGAAAAAAACTCACTCAAAGTAATGAGGTTACTATTAAAAAAGAGTTTCTTGATGGCAAATTCTTAGATGATGCTGGTGTTGTTGTTCCGCTTTTGGGAGACGAAACATCTCCTGAAATGTTGGTAGAAATAGGAGCCGCTTTAAATACTAAGGAAAAATTACAAGTAGCTAATATCATCGAAGTACCAAACCAGACATTTTTGGAAGCTGTTGTAGATGAAAACCCAAAGGTAAATGCCTTGGCGCGTCGTTTTTCTAGACTAGCACAAAACAATGAAATCAATATCGATTTTGAATCAGTTGTAACACATAATGTTTCAGATACCATATATGAGTTGAGTGACCAAACCCATTGCGATTGGCTTGTTTTTGGCTGGAATGGTCGTGCTAGAACAGGAATTTTAATCAATAACCCAATTGGTTGGTTAATGACGCATATCAACTCAAATTTCGCCCTATTTAAAGACAACGGTGTTCGCTATATTGGTAAAGTTCTTATTGCGTTGAGACCAGGACGAAATGATGAAAAATTTATAGAAGTTGCTGATAGAATTAGCGAATTTTATGGTGCTTCATTTTCTTTTCTTCGTGTTGTTCATGAAGATATCTCGGATGAAGAATTAGAAGAAATAGAAAATGCTTCAACTAAACTTATTGAAAAGTCAAGTGCAGAATCTAAATTAGTTGTTGTAAAGTCCAACAATTCTATTGATACCATTTCAAAAATGTCAGCATCTTATGATTTATTAATTTTAGGTACTCCACAAAAGGAAAGCTGGACAAGTATGCTTTTTGGAACAGGAAAAGATAAGTTTACAGAAAAATCGGCATGCTCCGTATTGCGACTTACAATTAAAGCAAATTAG
- a CDS encoding YceD family protein, whose product MKAMKAYTIQFVGLKVGEHHFDYQVDNAFFLEFDYDEFNEADLKVDLLFEKKTTLLELTFTVNGTINVNCDVTNEPFNLDIKDSFKLVVKFGEDYNNDNEEILIVPHGEYQINVAQYIYELVVLAVPAKKVHPGIEDGTLQSDILNKLEELSPEEGKTEENNTEDTDPRWDTLKKLLTDK is encoded by the coding sequence ATGAAAGCAATGAAAGCGTATACAATACAATTTGTAGGGCTAAAAGTAGGAGAGCACCATTTTGATTATCAAGTTGATAATGCGTTCTTTTTAGAATTTGATTATGATGAATTTAATGAGGCAGACCTAAAAGTTGACCTTCTTTTTGAAAAGAAAACAACACTTTTAGAGCTCACCTTCACCGTCAATGGCACCATCAATGTTAACTGTGATGTTACAAATGAACCTTTTAATTTAGATATTAAAGATTCTTTTAAGCTTGTAGTTAAGTTTGGTGAAGACTACAATAATGACAATGAAGAAATATTAATTGTACCTCATGGAGAATATCAAATCAATGTTGCTCAATATATTTACGAACTTGTAGTTTTAGCTGTACCAGCAAAAAAAGTTCATCCAGGTATTGAAGACGGCACATTACAATCTGATATATTAAATAAATTAGAAGAATTAAGCCCTGAAGAAGGGAAAACAGAAGAAAATAACACTGAGGATACAGATCCTCGTTGGGATACATTAAAAAAACTATTAACGGATAAATAA
- the accC gene encoding acetyl-CoA carboxylase biotin carboxylase subunit, with translation MFKKILVANRGEIALRVIRTCKEMGIKTVAVYSTADADSLPVKFADEAVCIGPAPSNESYLKMANVIAAAEITNADAIHPGYGFLSENAKFSKICEEHDIKFIGASPEMIDRMGDKANAKATMKAAGVPCVPGSEGVIEDYKECEKLAKETGYPVMLKASAGGGGKGMRAVWKQEDLKDAWDSARQESKAAFGNDDMYMEKLIEEPRHIEIQIVGDSTGKACHLSERDCSVQRRHQKLTEEVPSPFMTDALRKKMGEAAVKAAEYIKYEGAGTVEFLVDKHRNFYFMEMNTRIQVEHPITEQVIDFDLIREQIKVAAGVPISGKHYTPNLHSIECRINAEDPYNDFRPSPGKITVLHAPGGHGVRLDTHVYAGYSIPPNYDSMIAKLITTAQTREEAINKMKRALDEFVIEGIKTTIPFHRELMDHPDYLAGNYTTKFMEDFEMPKEIK, from the coding sequence ATGTTCAAAAAAATATTAGTTGCCAATCGAGGCGAAATAGCGCTACGTGTTATTAGAACCTGTAAGGAAATGGGTATTAAAACAGTAGCTGTTTACTCAACAGCAGATGCAGATAGTTTACCTGTAAAATTCGCTGATGAAGCCGTTTGTATAGGTCCTGCCCCAAGTAATGAATCTTATTTAAAAATGGCTAACGTTATAGCTGCTGCAGAGATAACAAATGCAGACGCTATTCACCCAGGATATGGATTTCTCTCTGAAAACGCTAAGTTTTCAAAAATTTGTGAAGAACACGATATTAAGTTTATTGGTGCTTCTCCAGAAATGATTGACCGCATGGGAGATAAGGCTAACGCAAAGGCTACAATGAAAGCTGCTGGTGTGCCTTGTGTTCCCGGTAGCGAAGGTGTTATCGAGGATTATAAGGAGTGTGAAAAACTAGCCAAAGAAACTGGTTATCCAGTAATGCTTAAAGCCTCTGCTGGTGGTGGTGGAAAAGGTATGCGTGCTGTTTGGAAGCAAGAGGATTTAAAAGATGCTTGGGACTCTGCTAGGCAAGAATCTAAGGCGGCTTTTGGAAATGATGATATGTATATGGAAAAGCTTATTGAAGAGCCTCGCCATATCGAAATACAAATTGTTGGAGACTCAACAGGAAAAGCTTGTCATTTATCAGAGCGAGATTGTTCTGTACAAAGACGTCACCAAAAATTAACAGAAGAAGTTCCTTCTCCGTTTATGACTGACGCTCTTCGTAAAAAAATGGGGGAAGCTGCTGTAAAAGCTGCGGAGTACATTAAATACGAAGGTGCTGGAACTGTAGAATTTTTGGTTGATAAGCATCGTAATTTCTACTTTATGGAAATGAATACTCGTATCCAAGTAGAGCATCCAATTACAGAGCAGGTTATCGATTTTGATTTAATTCGAGAACAAATAAAGGTAGCGGCTGGAGTTCCTATTTCTGGTAAGCATTACACGCCTAATTTACACTCTATTGAATGTAGAATTAATGCTGAAGATCCATATAATGACTTTAGACCGTCACCTGGTAAAATTACAGTTTTACATGCGCCCGGTGGCCATGGTGTTCGTCTTGACACTCATGTGTACGCAGGATATAGCATTCCGCCAAATTATGATTCTATGATTGCAAAATTGATAACAACTGCGCAAACACGTGAAGAAGCTATCAATAAAATGAAACGTGCATTAGATGAGTTTGTAATTGAAGGAATAAAAACTACAATTCCTTTTCATAGAGAACTGATGGATCATCCAGATTATTTGGCTGGTAACTATACCACTAAATTCATGGAAGATTTTGAAATGCCAAAAGAAATCAAATAA
- a CDS encoding beta-ketoacyl-ACP synthase III, giving the protein MSKITAAITAVGGYVPDFVLSNKVLETMVDTNDEWITTRTGIKERRILKEEGKGTSFLAIKAAENLLEKSGLNPKEIDLVIVATATPDMKAASTAAYTATQIGATNAFSYDLEAACSSFLFGMSTAAAYIESGRYKKILLIGADKNSSFINYKDRATCIIFGDGGGAVLFEPNNEGLGLQDELLRSDGKGREFLRAQFGGSSYPINKDTFDEGSHYVFQDGKTVFKNAVFNMADVAERILKRNNLTNDDVNWLAAHQANKRIIDATANRIKLEEDKVLMNIQKYGNTTSATLPLLLHDFESQLKKGDTIIFAAFGGGFTWGSIYFKWAYNS; this is encoded by the coding sequence ATGAGTAAAATCACAGCGGCTATAACAGCTGTCGGAGGCTATGTTCCCGATTTCGTTTTATCTAACAAAGTTTTAGAAACAATGGTAGATACTAATGATGAATGGATTACTACACGTACGGGAATCAAAGAGAGACGTATACTTAAAGAAGAAGGCAAAGGCACTTCTTTTCTAGCTATCAAAGCAGCAGAAAATCTATTAGAAAAAAGTGGTCTAAACCCTAAGGAAATAGACTTAGTCATAGTTGCTACAGCAACTCCGGACATGAAAGCAGCTTCAACTGCTGCTTATACAGCGACACAAATTGGAGCAACAAATGCTTTTTCTTATGACTTGGAGGCAGCATGCTCGAGTTTTTTGTTTGGTATGTCTACAGCAGCGGCTTACATTGAATCTGGTCGTTACAAAAAAATACTACTGATAGGTGCTGACAAAAATTCATCTTTTATTAATTACAAAGACCGAGCAACTTGTATCATTTTTGGTGACGGCGGTGGCGCTGTACTATTTGAGCCTAATAATGAAGGTTTAGGTCTTCAAGATGAATTATTAAGGAGCGACGGAAAAGGTAGAGAGTTTTTAAGAGCTCAATTTGGTGGGTCATCTTATCCAATAAATAAAGATACTTTTGATGAGGGCTCACACTATGTTTTCCAAGACGGAAAAACAGTGTTTAAAAACGCTGTATTTAATATGGCAGATGTTGCGGAACGCATATTAAAGAGAAATAATCTAACCAATGATGATGTTAATTGGTTAGCGGCACATCAAGCTAATAAGCGTATTATTGATGCTACGGCAAACAGAATAAAACTAGAAGAAGATAAAGTTCTGATGAATATTCAGAAGTACGGAAATACTACGTCAGCGACTTTACCTCTATTACTACATGATTTCGAATCACAACTAAAAAAAGGTGATACTATAATATTCGCTGCTTTTGGTGGCGGATTTACTTGGGGTTCCATTTATTTCAAGTGGGCCTATAATTCTTAA
- a CDS encoding cation:proton antiporter — translation MLELAGIIILGILAQWVAWRFKIPAILPLILIGLLVGPIAQEFLSEDGNKWIEPLWDGERGLFPGESLYYFVSLAISIILFEGGLTLKRNEVKNVGPVITKLITVGAVITFFGAGICAHLLFGLSWELSFLFAGLIIVTGPTVITPILRNIPLKKDVSAVLKWEGILIDPIGALVAVLVFEFISVEGDSGFTKTAFMEFGKIVLFGTTFGFTFAHGLAFAINKKLIPHYLLNVVSLSVVLLVFVESEIFAHESGLLAVVVMGMVLGNGKLENLKELLYFKESLSVLLISILFILLSANINMEDLYLLYNWKTAALFLVVVLIIRPLAVFVSTQGSNLKLNERLFISWVGPRGIVAAGIASLFGSKLLKQGVEGAEYITPLVFMIVLGTVLLNATTARFFAKIVGVFLTKSDGILIVGASKVSRLLAHYLNENDRNVVLIDSNQTNIEKAKEMGLEAISTDIYSNTLSDNIELNDVGYLMALTGSPDINKYAINKFSKQFGENGAFRLVSKEEMRDNNNNPKEGLFSHTDDYESLMNVSKKYPSIQEIEIENKEHYQNIIELTKADKEIIPIFLKDDNDELIIISSENNQTEIGENWKLVYLGKPIDVEEITA, via the coding sequence ATGTTAGAATTAGCAGGAATTATCATTTTAGGAATCTTGGCGCAATGGGTTGCGTGGCGTTTTAAGATTCCAGCAATTTTACCTTTAATTTTAATTGGACTTTTAGTCGGACCAATCGCACAAGAGTTTTTATCAGAAGATGGAAATAAATGGATTGAGCCTTTATGGGACGGAGAACGCGGGCTTTTTCCCGGAGAAAGTCTTTATTATTTTGTGTCGCTAGCCATAAGCATCATTCTGTTTGAAGGTGGATTGACCTTAAAACGAAACGAAGTAAAAAACGTTGGCCCAGTAATTACAAAACTAATAACTGTTGGCGCTGTGATTACTTTTTTTGGTGCAGGTATTTGTGCTCACTTATTATTTGGATTGAGTTGGGAATTATCCTTCTTATTTGCTGGGTTAATTATAGTTACTGGCCCAACAGTAATTACACCTATTTTACGAAACATTCCGCTGAAAAAGGATGTTTCAGCAGTTTTAAAATGGGAAGGTATTCTAATTGATCCAATTGGAGCTTTGGTTGCAGTTTTAGTGTTTGAATTTATAAGTGTCGAAGGCGATAGTGGTTTTACAAAAACAGCCTTTATGGAGTTTGGTAAAATAGTGCTCTTTGGTACTACTTTTGGATTTACTTTTGCTCATGGACTAGCCTTTGCAATAAATAAAAAATTAATACCGCATTACTTACTAAATGTGGTTTCTTTGTCCGTAGTACTTCTTGTTTTTGTAGAATCTGAGATTTTTGCTCATGAATCAGGTCTTTTGGCAGTAGTTGTTATGGGAATGGTGTTGGGCAACGGTAAACTTGAAAACCTTAAAGAACTGCTTTATTTTAAAGAATCTTTAAGTGTATTATTAATCTCCATACTCTTTATTTTATTATCCGCTAATATAAATATGGAAGATTTGTATCTACTGTACAATTGGAAAACAGCAGCCTTGTTTTTAGTAGTCGTTCTTATAATAAGGCCATTAGCTGTATTTGTTAGTACACAAGGATCTAATTTAAAACTTAACGAACGCCTATTTATAAGTTGGGTTGGCCCTAGAGGTATCGTTGCTGCAGGTATTGCTTCGTTATTTGGAAGCAAACTTTTAAAGCAAGGTGTAGAAGGCGCCGAATATATTACACCTTTGGTGTTTATGATTGTTTTAGGAACAGTATTGTTAAATGCAACCACAGCACGTTTTTTTGCTAAGATTGTGGGTGTTTTTTTAACAAAATCCGATGGAATTTTAATTGTTGGCGCTTCTAAAGTTTCACGTTTATTAGCTCATTACCTTAATGAAAATGATAGAAACGTGGTTCTTATAGACAGTAATCAAACCAATATAGAGAAAGCAAAAGAAATGGGATTAGAGGCTATATCTACAGACATTTACTCAAACACACTTTCTGACAATATAGAGCTTAATGATGTTGGTTATTTAATGGCCTTAACAGGAAGTCCAGATATAAACAAGTATGCTATAAATAAGTTTAGTAAACAGTTTGGTGAAAATGGAGCATTTAGATTGGTTTCTAAAGAAGAGATGAGGGACAATAATAACAACCCAAAAGAAGGCTTGTTTTCTCACACAGACGATTATGAATCACTAATGAATGTTAGTAAAAAATACCCAAGTATTCAAGAAATAGAAATTGAAAATAAAGAACATTATCAAAACATAATAGAATTAACAAAAGCAGACAAGGAGATTATTCCTATTTTCCTAAAAGACGATAATGACGAATTAATAATTATTTCATCTGAAAATAATCAAACAGAAATTGGAGAAAACTGGAAGCTTGTGTATTTAGGAAAGCCTATTGATGTAGAAGAGATTACTGCATAA
- a CDS encoding MBL fold metallo-hydrolase — protein MNLYPIEAGNFKLDGGAMFGVVPKSLWQRTNPADANNMIDIAARCLLIENGDRLILIDTGMGDKQSDKFYGYYHLWGNDSIDKSLAANGFHRNDITDVFMTHLHFDHCGGSIQYNKDKTVLEPAFKNANFWSNEDHWRWATEPNRREKASFLKENILPMEESGHLKFTSLPDDSILKNSELGFDIFFANGHTDKQMIPMINYKGKTICFMADLLPTAGHLPIPFVMGYDTRPLLTLDEKELFLNLAADNNYYLFLEHDAHNPIITVKNTEKGVRLDDVYSCEDIF, from the coding sequence ATGAACCTTTACCCAATAGAGGCAGGAAATTTTAAGTTAGATGGCGGCGCTATGTTTGGTGTTGTACCAAAATCTTTATGGCAACGAACCAATCCTGCGGATGCTAATAACATGATAGATATCGCAGCTCGATGTCTATTAATCGAGAATGGCGATAGATTGATTTTAATCGATACAGGAATGGGTGACAAACAAAGTGATAAGTTTTATGGCTACTATCATTTATGGGGTAATGATTCTATTGATAAATCTTTAGCTGCAAATGGGTTTCATCGTAATGATATCACTGATGTGTTTATGACACATTTACATTTTGACCATTGTGGTGGAAGCATTCAATATAATAAAGACAAGACTGTTTTAGAGCCCGCTTTTAAAAACGCTAACTTTTGGAGTAATGAAGACCATTGGCGATGGGCGACAGAACCAAATAGACGCGAAAAAGCATCTTTTTTAAAAGAAAATATTCTGCCAATGGAAGAAAGTGGGCATCTGAAATTCACATCGCTTCCTGATGATTCAATATTAAAAAATTCTGAACTAGGTTTTGACATATTTTTTGCAAATGGCCACACTGACAAACAAATGATTCCGATGATTAATTATAAAGGGAAAACCATTTGTTTTATGGCTGATTTATTACCAACTGCTGGACACTTGCCTATCCCTTTTGTAATGGGATATGATACTAGACCTCTACTAACCCTCGATGAAAAAGAATTGTTCTTAAATTTAGCTGCAGATAACAATTACTATTTATTTTTGGAGCATGATGCTCATAATCCTATAATAACAGTTAAAAACACAGAAAAAGGTGTGCGCCTTGATGATGTTTATAGTTGTGAAGATATTTTTTAA
- the rpmF gene encoding 50S ribosomal protein L32 produces MAHPKRKISRTRRDKRRTHYKASVPQIATCPTTGEPHLYHRAHWHEGKLYYRGQVLIDNSTEEENLA; encoded by the coding sequence ATGGCGCATCCAAAACGTAAAATATCTAGAACAAGAAGAGACAAAAGAAGAACACATTATAAAGCATCTGTTCCTCAAATTGCAACTTGCCCTACTACTGGTGAGCCTCACCTTTACCATAGAGCACACTGGCATGAAGGTAAGCTTTATTACAGAGGCCAAGTTCTTATAGATAACTCTACAGAAGAAGAGAATTTAGCATAA
- the accB gene encoding acetyl-CoA carboxylase biotin carboxyl carrier protein has product MDLKEIQNLIKFVAKSGASEVKLEMDDVKITIKTGSENETTIVQQMPVAAAPMMQQPAPVVAAPAPTAETPAPATAATDDSKYVTIKSPIIGTFYRKPSPDKPVFVEVGTDIKEGDVLCVIEAMKLFNEIESEVSGKIVKVLVDDSSPVEFDQPLFLVDPS; this is encoded by the coding sequence ATGGATTTAAAGGAAATTCAAAACTTAATCAAATTTGTGGCAAAGTCTGGCGCGAGTGAAGTTAAGTTAGAAATGGATGATGTTAAGATTACTATTAAAACTGGCTCAGAAAATGAGACAACCATCGTTCAACAAATGCCAGTTGCAGCTGCCCCTATGATGCAACAACCAGCTCCTGTAGTAGCGGCTCCTGCTCCAACAGCAGAAACGCCTGCTCCTGCAACTGCAGCAACTGACGATTCTAAATACGTTACTATAAAATCGCCAATAATCGGTACATTTTACCGTAAACCATCACCTGACAAGCCTGTTTTTGTTGAAGTAGGAACAGACATCAAAGAAGGTGATGTGTTATGTGTGATTGAGGCTATGAAACTTTTTAATGAAATCGAATCTGAAGTATCAGGTAAGATTGTAAAAGTATTGGTAGATGATTCATCTCCTGTAGAATTTGATCAGCCATTGTTTTTGGTTGACCCTTCATAA